Proteins from a genomic interval of Brachybacterium vulturis:
- the gyrB gene encoding DNA topoisomerase (ATP-hydrolyzing) subunit B codes for MPDQDVPTGTPDPSPGAGEAAAAPSITPTTAGERAAHAPEHYDASDITVLEGLEAVRKRPGMYIGSTGERGLHHMVQEIVDNSVDEAMAGHGDSIEVTLREDGGVRCVDHARGIPVAMHPTEGKPAVELVLTVLHAGGKFGGGGYAVSGGLHGVGSSVVNALSIRMDVEIRRDGHVWRQSYSRGVPTMELEKGEATDETGTTITFWADDEIFDETIYDFETLRKRFQQMAFLNKGLRLTLTDERTPEGDEAEDDDLDPVDVEHEETTKDSGPRTVSYLYERGLQDFVEFINTTKRAEVIHPEIISFESEDTEAKISVEVAMQWTGAYSESVHTYANTINTHEGGTHEEGFRSSLTSIVNRYGRAQGLLKEKDANLTGEDIREGLTAVISVKLGEPQFEGQTKTKLGNTIARTFLVKVMTDQLQDWFASNPQEAKSIVMKGQAAAAAREAARKARDATRRKSPLETGGMPGKLRDCSSRNPAESEIFIVEGDSAGGSAVMGRDPRTQAILPIRGKILNVEKARLDRALDNQEVRSLITAFGTGIGEDFDATKLRYHKIVLMADADVDGQHICTLLLTLLFRYMRPLIELGHVFIAMPPLFRLKWTNAPHEYVFSDEERDERLEAGRAAGRRIPRDNGIQRYKGLGEMDWKELQSTTMDPTTRTLKQVTVDEAADADTIFSVLMGDDVESRRRFIQENAKDVRFLDI; via the coding sequence ATGCCCGATCAGGACGTGCCCACCGGCACCCCCGACCCGTCCCCCGGAGCGGGCGAGGCAGCGGCAGCACCCTCGATCACGCCCACCACGGCCGGTGAGCGTGCGGCACATGCCCCGGAGCACTACGACGCCTCGGACATCACCGTCCTCGAGGGCCTCGAGGCGGTCCGCAAGCGCCCCGGCATGTACATCGGCTCCACCGGTGAGCGCGGCCTGCACCACATGGTCCAGGAGATCGTGGACAACTCGGTCGACGAGGCGATGGCCGGGCACGGGGACAGCATCGAGGTGACGCTGCGGGAGGACGGCGGCGTGCGCTGCGTCGATCACGCCCGCGGCATCCCGGTGGCCATGCACCCCACCGAGGGCAAGCCCGCCGTGGAGCTGGTGCTCACCGTGCTGCACGCCGGCGGCAAGTTCGGCGGCGGCGGCTACGCGGTCTCCGGCGGCCTGCACGGCGTGGGCTCCTCCGTGGTCAACGCCCTGTCCATCCGCATGGACGTGGAGATCCGCCGTGACGGGCACGTCTGGCGCCAGAGCTACTCCCGCGGCGTGCCGACCATGGAGCTCGAGAAGGGCGAGGCGACCGACGAGACCGGCACCACCATCACCTTCTGGGCCGATGACGAGATCTTCGACGAGACGATCTACGACTTCGAGACGCTGCGCAAGCGGTTCCAGCAGATGGCGTTCCTGAACAAGGGCCTGCGCCTGACGCTGACCGACGAGCGCACCCCCGAGGGCGACGAGGCCGAGGACGATGATCTCGACCCCGTCGACGTCGAGCACGAGGAGACGACGAAGGACTCCGGTCCCCGCACCGTCTCCTACCTCTACGAGCGCGGCCTGCAGGACTTCGTCGAGTTCATCAACACCACCAAGCGCGCCGAGGTCATCCACCCCGAGATCATCTCCTTCGAGTCCGAGGACACCGAGGCGAAGATCTCGGTCGAGGTCGCGATGCAGTGGACCGGTGCCTACTCGGAGTCGGTGCACACCTACGCCAACACCATCAACACCCACGAGGGCGGCACCCACGAGGAGGGCTTCCGCTCCTCGCTGACCTCGATCGTGAACCGGTACGGGCGGGCCCAGGGCCTGCTCAAGGAGAAGGACGCCAACCTCACCGGCGAGGACATCCGCGAAGGCCTGACCGCGGTGATCTCCGTGAAGCTGGGCGAACCCCAGTTCGAGGGCCAGACCAAGACCAAGCTCGGCAACACCATCGCCCGCACCTTCTTGGTCAAGGTGATGACCGATCAGCTGCAGGACTGGTTCGCCTCCAATCCCCAGGAGGCCAAGTCCATCGTCATGAAGGGCCAGGCCGCCGCGGCCGCCCGCGAGGCGGCCCGCAAGGCCCGCGACGCCACCCGTCGCAAGTCCCCGCTGGAGACCGGCGGGATGCCCGGCAAGCTGCGCGACTGCTCCTCCCGCAATCCTGCCGAGTCCGAGATCTTCATCGTCGAGGGCGACTCCGCCGGCGGCTCCGCGGTGATGGGCAGGGACCCGCGCACGCAGGCGATCCTCCCCATCCGCGGCAAGATCCTCAACGTCGAGAAGGCGCGACTGGACCGGGCCCTGGACAACCAGGAGGTCCGCTCGCTGATCACCGCCTTCGGCACCGGGATCGGCGAGGACTTCGACGCCACCAAGCTGCGCTATCACAAGATCGTCCTGATGGCCGATGCCGACGTCGACGGCCAGCACATCTGCACCCTGCTGCTGACGCTGCTGTTCCGCTACATGCGCCCGCTGATCGAGCTGGGCCACGTGTTCATCGCGATGCCGCCGCTGTTCCGGCTGAAGTGGACCAACGCCCCGCACGAGTACGTCTTCAGCGACGAGGAGCGCGACGAGCGCCTCGAGGCCGGCCGCGCCGCCGGCCGCCGCATCCCCCGGGACAACGGCATCCAGCGCTACAAGGGTCTGGGCGAGATGGACTGGAAGGAGCTGCAGTCCACCACCATGGATCCGACCACCCGCACCCTGAAGCAGGTCACGGTCGACGAGGCCGCCGACGCCGACACCATCTTCTCCGTCCTGATGGGCGATGACGTCGAGTCCCGCCGCCGCTTCATCCAGGAGAACGCCAAGGACGTCCGCTTCCTCGACATCTGA
- the ribH gene encoding 6,7-dimethyl-8-ribityllumazine synthase, whose amino-acid sequence MSGHGSPTAPIPDSSGTRLAIVAATWHEQVMDGLLAGALRGAAEAGIAEPTVVRAPGSFELPVLADALARDHDAVVALGVVIRGGTPHFEYVCAAATDGLTRVGLDHGVPIGFGLLTCDDEKQALDRAGLPGSVEDKGYEAASAALTTAHVLAGLAARREGGA is encoded by the coding sequence ATGAGCGGCCACGGAAGCCCCACCGCCCCGATCCCCGACAGCAGCGGCACCCGTCTCGCGATCGTCGCCGCGACCTGGCACGAGCAGGTCATGGACGGACTGCTCGCCGGTGCGCTGCGCGGCGCCGCCGAGGCCGGCATCGCCGAGCCCACGGTGGTGCGCGCGCCGGGCTCCTTCGAGCTGCCGGTCCTCGCCGACGCCCTGGCCCGCGATCATGACGCCGTGGTGGCGCTCGGCGTCGTGATCCGTGGCGGCACCCCGCACTTCGAGTACGTGTGCGCCGCGGCGACCGACGGATTGACCCGGGTCGGGCTCGACCACGGCGTCCCTATCGGGTTCGGTCTCCTGACCTGCGATGACGAGAAGCAGGCGCTGGATCGTGCGGGGTTGCCCGGCTCCGTCGAGGACAAAGGATATGAGGCTGCGTCCGCGGCGCTGACCACGGCGCACGTGCTGGCGGGCCTCGCCGCGAGGCGCGAGGGAGGAGCCTGA
- the ribB gene encoding 3,4-dihydroxy-2-butanone-4-phosphate synthase has protein sequence MNTLRLDPIEDALAAIAAGRPVVVVDDEDRENEGDLILAASAATPALIGFAVRHSSGLLCAPMSATRADALELPLMVRENADPLRTAYTVSVDASAGVTTGISASDRARTLQVLAGRDTVPTDLIRPGHVLPLRAKDGGVLERRGHTEAAVDLTRLAGLPAVGMIVELVHDDGEMMRGPALREFADRHELRMISIEDLAAHRRRTDRPALEITAPVPLPTPHGTFEALAVREGTAEHLVLVRGDVTTAAPVLTRVHSECVTGDVFGSRRCDCGPQLQESLARIDEAGRGVLILLRGHEGRGIGLVQKLRAYALQDAGRDTVDANLDLGLPVDSRSFAAVPGMLAHLGVSAVELLTHNPEKAHALVGGGVEVAGTIDLDTHPTPENLTYLTTKRDRLGHRLRDLPALPTIPTEGETA, from the coding sequence ATGAACACCCTGCGACTGGACCCCATCGAGGACGCGCTCGCTGCGATCGCCGCCGGTCGCCCCGTCGTCGTCGTCGACGACGAGGACCGCGAGAACGAGGGCGACCTGATCCTGGCCGCCTCCGCCGCCACGCCCGCCCTGATCGGCTTCGCCGTGCGCCATTCCAGCGGACTGCTGTGCGCGCCGATGAGCGCCACCCGGGCCGATGCTCTCGAGCTGCCGCTGATGGTGCGGGAGAACGCCGACCCCCTGCGCACCGCCTACACGGTGAGCGTCGACGCGAGCGCGGGCGTGACCACCGGGATCAGCGCCTCCGATCGTGCCCGCACCCTCCAGGTGCTCGCCGGCCGGGACACCGTGCCCACCGACCTGATCCGTCCCGGGCACGTGCTCCCGCTGCGGGCCAAGGACGGGGGCGTGCTCGAGCGCCGCGGCCACACCGAGGCCGCCGTGGACCTCACCCGTCTCGCGGGTCTGCCCGCGGTGGGGATGATCGTGGAGCTGGTCCACGACGACGGCGAGATGATGCGGGGCCCTGCGCTGCGCGAGTTCGCCGACCGCCACGAGCTGCGGATGATCTCCATCGAGGACCTGGCCGCACACCGTCGGCGCACCGACCGCCCGGCCCTGGAGATCACCGCGCCGGTCCCGCTGCCCACCCCGCACGGCACCTTCGAGGCGCTCGCCGTGCGCGAGGGCACCGCGGAGCATCTGGTGCTGGTGCGCGGGGACGTCACCACCGCCGCACCGGTCCTGACCCGGGTGCACTCCGAGTGCGTGACCGGTGACGTGTTCGGCTCCCGCCGCTGCGACTGCGGTCCGCAGCTCCAGGAGTCCCTGGCCCGCATCGACGAGGCCGGTCGCGGGGTGCTGATCCTGCTGCGCGGGCACGAGGGCCGCGGCATCGGTCTGGTTCAGAAGCTGCGGGCCTACGCCCTGCAGGACGCCGGCCGGGACACGGTCGACGCCAATCTCGACCTCGGCCTGCCCGTGGACTCCCGCTCCTTCGCGGCCGTGCCCGGCATGCTCGCCCACCTCGGCGTGAGCGCGGTCGAGCTGCTCACGCACAATCCGGAGAAGGCCCACGCGCTGGTCGGCGGGGGCGTCGAGGTGGCCGGGACCATCGATCTCGACACCCATCCCACTCCGGAGAACCTCACCTATCTCACCACCAAGCGGGACCGACTGGGGCACCGTCTCCGTGATCTCCCGGCCCTGCCCACCATCCCCACCGAAGGAGAGACCGCATGA
- a CDS encoding riboflavin synthase, with amino-acid sequence MFTGIIEELGTVEQLTAGTDPTRLRIRSPHVLEGIALGDSIAVSGCCLTVTAVEGEHWTADVISTTVAATSLGDLTPGDTVNLERCVRADRRLDGHIVQGHVDGVGEITGRDEEGGTTLLRLTLPDGLARYVVAKGSLAVDGVSLTVAAIAGDEVTLGLIPETLARTTLGRRRIGDRVNLEVDVLAKYVEKLTATLLPAAEEIR; translated from the coding sequence ATGTTCACCGGCATCATCGAAGAGCTCGGCACCGTCGAGCAGCTCACTGCGGGCACCGATCCCACCCGCCTGCGGATCCGTTCCCCGCACGTCCTGGAGGGCATCGCGCTCGGTGACTCGATCGCCGTCAGCGGCTGCTGCCTGACCGTCACCGCGGTCGAGGGCGAGCACTGGACCGCCGACGTCATCTCCACCACGGTGGCCGCCACCTCCCTCGGGGACCTCACCCCCGGGGACACCGTGAACCTCGAGCGCTGCGTGCGCGCCGATCGGCGCCTGGACGGCCACATCGTCCAGGGCCACGTCGACGGGGTCGGCGAGATCACCGGCCGGGACGAGGAGGGTGGCACCACCCTGCTGCGTCTCACCCTGCCGGACGGCCTGGCCCGCTATGTCGTCGCCAAGGGCTCCCTCGCCGTGGACGGCGTGAGCCTCACCGTCGCCGCGATCGCCGGTGACGAGGTCACCCTCGGGCTCATCCCCGAGACCCTCGCCCGCACCACCCTGGGCCGCCGCAGGATCGGCGATCGGGTGAACCTCGAGGTGGACGTGCTGGCGAAGTACGTCGAGAAGCTCACCGCCACCCTGCTGCCCGCTGCCGAGGAGATCCGATGA
- the ribD gene encoding bifunctional diaminohydroxyphosphoribosylaminopyrimidine deaminase/5-amino-6-(5-phosphoribosylamino)uracil reductase RibD → MLDAAERWALRRALEIAADPAVPLGPNPRVGCVLLSPAGEVLAEGHHRGAGTAHAEADALARARTDGVTTSVTGATAVVTLEPCAHRGRTGPCADALLEAGIGRVVIARQDPNPVATGGIERLREAGIEVDLDVPEELAAAAETLNRGWEHGLQHARPLVTAKIALTLDGRAAAADGTSQWITGPAAREEVHLLRTTCDAVLVGTGTARADDPTLTARRPEGALYPRQPLRAVMGTSTAPSLPDIDGAGEQVRLLTHDPSAALELLFDRGIRHVLVEGGPIVTAAFLRAGLVDELIVHLAPTLLGAGRPAVEDLSITTLANRLDLDLVDVVMLPSPGGATDLRLLLRPRRRTA, encoded by the coding sequence ATGTTGGACGCTGCCGAGCGGTGGGCACTGCGCCGTGCCCTCGAGATCGCGGCCGACCCCGCCGTCCCGCTGGGTCCGAACCCGCGGGTGGGCTGTGTGCTGCTGAGCCCGGCCGGTGAGGTCCTCGCCGAGGGCCATCATCGGGGTGCCGGCACCGCGCACGCCGAGGCCGATGCCCTCGCTCGGGCCCGGACCGACGGGGTCACCACCTCCGTGACCGGTGCCACCGCCGTGGTCACCCTCGAACCCTGCGCGCACCGGGGTCGCACCGGCCCCTGCGCCGATGCCCTCCTCGAGGCCGGCATCGGCCGGGTCGTCATCGCTCGGCAGGACCCGAACCCCGTCGCGACCGGCGGCATCGAGCGGCTGCGCGAGGCCGGGATCGAGGTCGACCTCGACGTCCCGGAGGAGCTCGCCGCGGCCGCGGAGACACTGAATCGAGGCTGGGAGCACGGGCTGCAGCATGCCCGCCCCCTGGTCACCGCCAAGATCGCCCTCACCCTCGACGGTCGTGCCGCCGCCGCGGACGGCACCAGCCAGTGGATCACCGGCCCGGCCGCGCGGGAGGAGGTCCACCTCCTGCGCACCACCTGCGACGCCGTGCTGGTGGGCACCGGCACCGCCCGCGCCGACGATCCCACCCTCACCGCCCGCCGACCCGAGGGCGCGCTGTATCCGCGCCAACCGCTGCGGGCCGTCATGGGTACCTCCACCGCGCCCTCGCTGCCCGATATCGACGGTGCCGGGGAGCAGGTCCGTCTGCTCACCCATGACCCGTCGGCCGCTCTGGAACTGCTGTTCGACCGCGGGATCCGGCACGTGCTGGTCGAGGGCGGACCGATCGTCACCGCCGCCTTCCTGCGCGCCGGCCTGGTGGACGAGCTGATCGTCCACCTCGCCCCGACCCTGCTGGGCGCCGGCCGCCCCGCGGTCGAGGACCTCTCGATCACCACCCTCGCGAACCGCCTCGACCTCGACCTGGTCGACGTCGTGATGCTGCCCTCCCCGGGCGGAGCCACCGACCTCCGCCTCCTCCTCCGCCCCCGCCGCCGCACCGCCTGA
- a CDS encoding DUF721 domain-containing protein produces MTGKGGSRAGEGGRVRPTLANPYGLGTWSGTGAPAEAAPEPPRSTETGSTDPRSPEHRPAEARPPGERRRRGPQVDADRGGPSPVPGEVLFDPPELPSLADPFELARRTVNRSRAAARDRGLFPISAKTQARDVRDRSGRAPGYSGSRPDPRDPQGIENVLKKVLGNLGWNAGMSAGRVLEEWDDIVGERLATHCRPVSFDEGVLVVSASSSAWAAQLRMLTPQLITTIEERVGSHVISELTVTGPAAAQRSWKKGRRTVTWRGPRDTYG; encoded by the coding sequence ATGACCGGCAAGGGGGGTTCGCGCGCCGGCGAGGGCGGACGGGTGCGGCCGACCCTCGCCAATCCCTATGGCCTGGGCACCTGGTCCGGGACGGGCGCACCGGCCGAGGCAGCGCCGGAGCCGCCGCGGTCGACGGAGACCGGATCGACGGATCCCCGATCGCCGGAGCACCGGCCGGCAGAGGCGCGGCCGCCGGGCGAGCGGAGGAGGCGGGGACCTCAGGTCGATGCCGATCGCGGTGGGCCCTCGCCCGTCCCGGGAGAGGTCCTCTTCGATCCGCCGGAGCTGCCCTCGCTCGCGGATCCCTTCGAGCTCGCCCGCCGCACCGTGAATCGCTCCCGGGCGGCCGCCCGCGATCGCGGACTCTTCCCCATCTCGGCGAAGACGCAGGCCAGGGATGTGAGGGACCGTTCGGGCCGGGCACCTGGCTATTCCGGATCGCGCCCGGACCCCCGCGATCCGCAGGGCATCGAGAACGTGCTGAAGAAGGTGCTGGGCAACCTCGGCTGGAACGCAGGGATGAGCGCCGGGAGGGTGCTGGAGGAGTGGGACGACATCGTGGGTGAACGGCTCGCGACCCACTGCCGGCCGGTCTCCTTCGACGAGGGCGTGCTGGTGGTCAGTGCCTCCTCCTCGGCCTGGGCCGCGCAGCTGCGGATGCTCACCCCCCAGCTGATCACCACGATCGAGGAGCGCGTCGGCTCCCACGTGATCTCCGAGCTGACGGTCACCGGTCCGGCCGCCGCCCAGCGCAGCTGGAAGAAGGGCCGCCGCACCGTGACCTGGCGCGGCCCCCGGGATACCTACGGCTGA
- the recF gene encoding DNA replication/repair protein RecF (All proteins in this family for which functions are known are DNA-binding proteins that assist the filamentation of RecA onto DNA for the initiation of recombination or recombinational repair.), producing MQLTALDLTDFRSYPRLSLSFQPGITVLVGQNGQGKTNIVEALWYLATLSSHRVPHDAALVHRGESTAIIRASFVRAGRPLQVDLEITPGRSNRARLQGQNVSRLRDLLGEVRAVLFAPEDLGLVKADPEGRRRFLDELLFEIAPRFASVKADYDRVLKQRGNLLKQMRSLRRGGSGRSVAGLDPADSAASTLEVWDQQLARFGAELLRARLHLVNRLSPHLGYSYLRVSTDEGADPGLDLPPDQRGDVNSPASIRYRSSVLEELGAPVGSLPGTREIQDAMLEMLVTGHDEEIDRGATLTGPHRDDMEIRLHDFPAKGYASHGESWSLALALRLASYDLLRLEEGDLGDGEPILILDDVFSELDTRRRERLGRIVTSASQVLITTANDSDIPDSLDGEIHVIEVSLGDAVPRGSGSRS from the coding sequence GTGCAGCTGACCGCACTCGACCTCACCGATTTCCGCTCCTACCCCCGGCTGAGCCTGTCGTTCCAGCCCGGCATCACGGTGCTCGTCGGCCAGAACGGCCAGGGCAAGACCAACATCGTCGAAGCGCTGTGGTACCTCGCGACGCTGTCCAGCCACCGGGTCCCCCACGACGCGGCTCTCGTGCACCGCGGGGAGAGCACTGCGATCATCCGGGCGAGCTTCGTGCGCGCCGGCCGGCCCCTGCAGGTCGACCTCGAGATCACCCCGGGCAGGTCCAACCGGGCGCGGCTGCAGGGGCAGAACGTCTCCCGGCTGCGCGATCTGCTCGGTGAGGTGCGGGCGGTGCTCTTCGCTCCCGAGGATCTGGGCCTGGTCAAGGCCGATCCCGAGGGACGGCGCCGCTTCCTGGATGAGCTGCTGTTCGAGATCGCCCCCCGCTTCGCCTCCGTCAAGGCTGATTATGACCGGGTGCTCAAACAGCGCGGCAACCTGCTCAAGCAGATGCGCTCCCTACGACGCGGCGGCAGCGGTCGCAGCGTGGCCGGTCTGGATCCGGCCGACTCCGCGGCCTCGACGCTCGAGGTCTGGGACCAGCAGCTGGCCCGCTTCGGTGCCGAGCTGCTGCGCGCCCGGCTCCATCTGGTCAACCGGCTGAGCCCTCATCTGGGCTACTCCTATCTGCGGGTGTCGACCGATGAAGGCGCCGATCCGGGGCTCGACCTGCCGCCTGACCAGCGCGGCGACGTGAACTCCCCGGCCTCGATCCGCTATCGCTCCTCGGTGCTCGAGGAGCTGGGCGCGCCTGTCGGCTCCCTGCCCGGGACCCGTGAGATCCAGGACGCGATGCTCGAGATGCTGGTGACCGGCCACGACGAGGAGATCGACCGCGGCGCGACCCTGACCGGGCCGCACCGCGATGACATGGAGATCCGGCTCCACGACTTCCCGGCCAAGGGCTACGCGAGTCACGGCGAGTCCTGGTCGCTCGCGCTCGCGCTGCGGCTGGCCTCCTACGACCTGCTGCGGCTCGAGGAGGGGGACCTGGGCGACGGCGAACCGATCCTCATCCTCGACGACGTGTTCAGCGAGCTTGACACCCGCCGGCGCGAGCGCCTGGGCCGGATCGTCACCAGCGCCTCGCAGGTCCTGATCACCACCGCCAACGACTCCGACATCCCCGACTCCCTCGACGGCGAGATCCATGTGATCGAGGTCAGTCTCGGCGACGCGGTCCCCCGCGGGAGCGGATCCCGGTCATGA
- the dnaN gene encoding DNA polymerase III subunit beta, translated as MKFHLDRGVLGDAVSWATRTLPVRPAMPILQGVRIIAEAGGELQLSTFDYEVSAQIRLEAEVEQPGEVLVQGRMLSDIVRALPNKDVSIALEGTKLQVRCGSARFALATLPVEEYPQLPSMPPVAGSVAADVFAEAISQVTVAASKDDTLPLLTGVKVEISGETMTLMSTDRYRLALRELTWNPTTPGTELTALVRGRTLHEVARSLATGGSVEIALSEDDSATLIGFEAGGRRTTSTLVDGEYPPVRRLFPDTSAITAVVSTASLIDAVKRVSLVAERNTPVRLSFTEGQVALEAGAGDDAQASEVLEAHLTGEDLVVGFNSGFLLDGLGALGTDFARLTFTDSIKPSVMTGQDSLEGDPDSSYKYLIMPMRI; from the coding sequence GTGAAGTTCCACCTCGATCGCGGCGTCCTGGGCGACGCCGTCTCCTGGGCCACCCGCACCCTCCCGGTCAGGCCGGCGATGCCGATCCTGCAGGGCGTGCGGATCATCGCCGAAGCCGGCGGGGAGCTGCAGCTCTCGACCTTCGATTACGAGGTCAGCGCCCAGATCCGGCTCGAGGCGGAGGTCGAGCAGCCCGGCGAGGTGCTGGTCCAGGGCCGGATGCTCTCGGACATCGTGCGCGCCCTGCCCAACAAGGACGTCTCCATCGCTCTGGAGGGCACCAAGCTCCAGGTCCGCTGCGGCAGTGCCCGCTTCGCCCTGGCCACTCTCCCCGTCGAGGAGTACCCGCAGCTGCCGAGCATGCCTCCCGTCGCGGGATCCGTCGCCGCCGACGTGTTCGCCGAGGCGATCTCGCAGGTCACGGTCGCCGCGTCGAAGGATGACACCCTCCCGCTGCTGACCGGTGTCAAGGTCGAGATCAGCGGCGAGACCATGACGCTGATGTCCACCGACCGCTACCGCCTGGCGCTGCGCGAGCTGACCTGGAACCCCACCACTCCCGGCACGGAGCTCACCGCCCTGGTGCGCGGCCGCACCCTGCATGAGGTCGCCCGCTCGCTGGCCACCGGCGGCAGTGTCGAGATCGCCCTGTCCGAGGACGACTCGGCGACCCTGATCGGCTTCGAGGCCGGCGGTCGCCGCACCACCTCGACCCTGGTCGACGGCGAGTACCCGCCGGTGCGACGCCTGTTCCCGGACACCTCCGCGATCACCGCCGTGGTCTCCACCGCCAGCCTCATCGATGCCGTCAAGCGCGTCTCCCTGGTCGCCGAGCGCAACACCCCGGTCCGGCTGTCCTTCACCGAGGGACAGGTCGCCCTCGAGGCGGGCGCCGGAGACGATGCCCAGGCCAGCGAGGTCCTCGAAGCGCATCTGACGGGCGAGGACCTGGTCGTGGGCTTCAACTCCGGATTCCTGCTCGACGGGCTCGGCGCCCTGGGCACCGACTTCGCCCGCCTCACCTTCACCGACTCGATCAAGCCGTCGGTGATGACCGGCCAGGACTCGCTCGAGGGCGACCCCGACTCCTCGTACAAGTACCTGATCATGCCGATGCGGATCTGA
- the dnaA gene encoding chromosomal replication initiator protein DnaA has product MNEANADAIWERTLQTLRRDDTVSQRVIALLTLSRLMAVVADTALVAAPSTSAKELFEHRIASSLKAALTEATGRDIRFAVTVDESLLLEGDSADPAPPPPLTSSTQDSAHSVDNSVDRVPQDVHTAPFRRDEGSVLPSSGELGRAALPRSTSAGSPGAAPGAERFATHRNYRGRAADDPSAYAGLSALTGSSAPSPGPAPRRRSSVAEGTIVEDSRLNSKYTFDTFVIGSSNRFAQAAASAVSETPAKAYNPLFIYGGSGLGKTHLLHAVGHYAQSLYPDVVVRYVNSEEFTNEFINSVQSGQFGKAQEFQRRYRDIDILLIDDIQFLQRAPETMEAFFHTFNTLYNSDKQIVITSDLPPKELGGFEDRMRSRFEMGLMTDVQPPDLETRIAILRKKVAQENTGEVPHDVLEYIASHIATNIRELEGALIRVQALHSLSRQPMDVTLAESVLKDLLSHDDGAQITASTIIAQTATYFGLSVEEIVGTGRSRRLVSARQIGMYLCRELTDMPLIRIGDEFGGRDHTTVMHANKKISELMKERRAIFNQVTELTARIKSSSSATRQ; this is encoded by the coding sequence ATGAACGAGGCGAACGCCGACGCGATCTGGGAGCGCACGCTCCAGACCCTGCGCCGTGACGACACCGTGTCACAGCGGGTCATCGCCCTGCTCACCCTCTCCCGCCTGATGGCGGTCGTGGCGGACACTGCGCTGGTCGCAGCCCCTTCCACCTCCGCGAAGGAGCTCTTCGAGCACCGGATCGCGAGCTCCCTGAAGGCGGCCCTGACCGAGGCCACGGGACGAGACATCCGCTTCGCGGTCACGGTCGACGAGTCGCTGCTGCTCGAGGGGGACTCCGCCGATCCAGCGCCCCCACCCCCGCTGACCTCCTCCACCCAGGACAGTGCACATTCTGTGGACAACTCTGTGGACAGAGTCCCCCAGGATGTCCACACCGCGCCGTTCCGGCGGGACGAGGGCTCGGTCCTCCCCTCGAGCGGTGAGCTGGGACGGGCCGCGCTGCCCCGGAGCACCTCCGCCGGCTCCCCGGGCGCCGCCCCCGGAGCGGAGCGCTTCGCCACCCATCGCAACTACCGCGGTCGTGCCGCTGACGACCCCAGCGCCTACGCCGGCCTCTCTGCCCTGACCGGGTCCTCGGCACCGTCCCCCGGTCCCGCACCGCGGCGACGCAGCAGCGTCGCAGAGGGCACGATCGTCGAAGATTCCCGCTTGAACAGCAAGTACACCTTCGACACCTTCGTGATCGGGTCCTCGAACCGTTTCGCCCAGGCTGCCGCCTCGGCGGTCTCGGAGACTCCTGCGAAGGCCTACAACCCGCTGTTCATCTATGGCGGCTCCGGCCTGGGCAAGACGCACCTGCTGCACGCGGTGGGCCACTATGCCCAGAGCCTCTACCCCGACGTGGTGGTGCGGTACGTGAACTCCGAGGAGTTCACCAACGAGTTCATCAACTCGGTGCAGTCCGGTCAGTTCGGCAAGGCGCAGGAGTTCCAGCGCCGCTACCGGGACATCGACATCCTGCTGATCGATGACATCCAGTTCCTGCAGCGGGCGCCGGAGACGATGGAGGCGTTCTTCCACACCTTCAACACGCTCTACAACTCGGACAAGCAGATCGTGATCACCTCCGACCTGCCCCCCAAGGAGCTGGGCGGTTTCGAGGACCGCATGCGCTCGCGCTTCGAGATGGGGCTGATGACCGACGTGCAGCCGCCGGACCTCGAGACCCGCATCGCGATCCTGCGCAAGAAGGTCGCCCAGGAGAACACCGGCGAGGTCCCCCATGACGTGCTCGAGTACATCGCCTCGCACATCGCCACCAACATCCGTGAGCTCGAGGGCGCGCTGATCCGCGTGCAGGCTCTGCACTCCCTGTCGCGCCAGCCCATGGACGTCACCCTCGCCGAGAGCGTGCTGAAGGATCTGCTCTCCCACGACGACGGCGCCCAGATCACCGCCTCGACGATCATCGCCCAGACCGCGACCTACTTCGGCCTCTCCGTCGAGGAGATCGTGGGCACCGGCCGCTCGCGGCGACTGGTCTCGGCCCGACAGATCGGCATGTACCTCTGCCGCGAGCTCACGGACATGCCGCTGATCAGGATCGGCGACGAGTTCGGCGGCCGCGATCACACCACCGTGATGCACGCCAACAAGAAGATCAGTGAGCTGATGAAGGAACGACGGGCGATCTTCAACCAGGTCACCGAGCTCACAGCACGGATCAAGAGCTCGAGCTCCGCGACCCGGCAGTGA